A window from Primulina eburnea isolate SZY01 chromosome 2, ASM2296580v1, whole genome shotgun sequence encodes these proteins:
- the LOC140824732 gene encoding membrane-anchored ubiquitin-fold protein 3-like isoform X1: MAEGVQQLELRFRISDGTDICQGNYPLSTNTDTIKERLMSEWPQDKSTIPTSVDDMKIIHAGEILEDGKTLAESRLCVILGEVVTMHVVVQPPDARRRTGRKSGSTLLPRALEQNPNIYLMHAPNGR; this comes from the exons ATGGCTGAGGGAGTGCAACAACTTGAACTTAGGTTCAGAATTTCTGATGGAACAGATATATGTCAGGGAAACTACCCATTGTCAACTAATACTGATACTATAAAAGAAAGGCTTATGTCAGAGTGGCCTCAAG ATAAATCAACCATACCAACTTCCGTGGATGacatgaaaataatacatgctggGGAAATTCTCGAGGACGGAAAGACACTTGCTGAGTCTAGATTATGCGTCATTCTTGGGGAAGTTGTTACAATGCATGTAGTTGTACAACCTCCTGATGCTAGACGAAGGACAG GCAGAAAATCAGGGTCCACGTTGTTGCCCCGTGCTTTAGAACAGAACCCAAATATATACTTGATGCATGCGCCGAATGGAAGGTAG
- the LOC140824732 gene encoding membrane-anchored ubiquitin-fold protein 3-like isoform X2 — protein sequence MAEGVQQLELRFRISDGTDICQGNYPLSTNTDTIKERLMSEWPQDKSTIPTSVDDMKIIHAGEILEDGKTLAESRLCVILGEVVTMHVVVQPPDARRRTENQGPRCCPVL from the exons ATGGCTGAGGGAGTGCAACAACTTGAACTTAGGTTCAGAATTTCTGATGGAACAGATATATGTCAGGGAAACTACCCATTGTCAACTAATACTGATACTATAAAAGAAAGGCTTATGTCAGAGTGGCCTCAAG ATAAATCAACCATACCAACTTCCGTGGATGacatgaaaataatacatgctggGGAAATTCTCGAGGACGGAAAGACACTTGCTGAGTCTAGATTATGCGTCATTCTTGGGGAAGTTGTTACAATGCATGTAGTTGTACAACCTCCTGATGCTAGACGAAGGACAG AAAATCAGGGTCCACGTTGTTGCCCCGTGCTTTAG
- the LOC140824733 gene encoding monothiol glutaredoxin-S11-like, with protein sequence MNMAEKILKLASENGIMIFSKSSCCLCYAVQILFQELHVKPNIYEIDRDPEGKEIEKALMRMGFSGPIPAVFINGKMVGSTNEVMSLHLSGSLIPLLKPYYQAN encoded by the coding sequence ATGAATATGGCCGAGAAGATACTAAAACTGGCATCAGAAAACGGTATCATGATCTTCAGCAAGAGCAGTTGCTGCTTGTGCTACGCGGTGCAGATACTGTTCCAAGAACTCCACGTAAAACCTAACATCTACGAAATAGACCGCGACCCCGAGGGGAAGGAAATCGAGAAGGCCTTGATGAGGATGGGATTCAGCGGGCCTATACCTGCAGTTTTCATCAACGGAAAGATGGTCGGTTCAACTAATGAAGTCATGTCTCTCCACTTGAGTGGCTCCTTGATTCCACTGCTCAAACCTTATTACCAGGCTAATTAA
- the LOC140823327 gene encoding zinc finger protein CONSTANS-LIKE 13, which yields MRSMVDQESNAFCDYEIRLCDFCNESTALLYCRADSAKLCLNCDREVHSTNQLFAKHSRCLLCDSCDSSPASIFCCSESVVLCQNCDWETHKDVRCIHDRRPLEWFNGCPSVSELLNILGFEELGKKSLDLGDGNDEEWSDLLVWETPSIVSIDDLIVSNDSSDSGHRFQAMGVPPLPKNRNATCGKYKEEILCQLREMAKAEPNYSSCLECIDSHDEFIPQAPEKCQLMDKYNSPGMDNNTVPTFVTSYETSAHEQCDYTGVIRDQGFHPPVSSNFIEINHLVTDKDSDVGHNLGTADGFLEMQPQVLADSKMLKVISKGGVREMNSQERETAISRYKEKRKTRRYNKQIRYESRKVRAEGRTRIKGRFAKMDR from the exons ATGAGAAGTATGGTGGACCAAGAAAGTAACGCCTTTTGTGATTATGAAATCCGTCTGTGCGATTTCTGCAACGAATCAACGGCCCTTCTGTATTGTCGGGCTGACTCAGCAAAGCTCTGCTTGAATTGCGATCGTGAGGTGCACTCCACGAACCAGCTTTTCGCCAAACATAGCAGGTGTCTCCTCTGCGATTCGTGCGACTCTTCTCCGGCGTCGATATTTTGCTGCTCAGAATCTGTAGTTCTTTGCCAGAACTGTGATTGGGAGACCCACAAAGATGTGAGGTGTATTCATGATCGTCGCCCGCTTGAATGGTTTAACGGATGCCCTTCTGTGAGTGAGCTGCTGAATATTCTTGGGTTTGAAGAGTTGGGGAAGAAAAGTTTGGATCTTGGTGATGGAAATGATGAGGAGTGGTCGGATCTGTTGGTGTGGGAAACACCTTCGATAGTGAGTATCGATGATTTGATCGTGTCGAATGACTCCTCCGATTCTGGACATAGATTTCAGGCCATGGGGGTGCCACCTCTGCCTAAG AATCGAAATGCGACATGTGGTAaatataaagaagaaatactttGCCAACTTCGTGAGATGGCGAAGGCAGAACCCAACTACAGCAGTTGCCTGGAATGTATTGACTCTCATGATGAATTTATACCACAAGCACCCGAAAAGTGTCAGTTGATGGACAAGTACAACAGTCCAGGCATGGATAATAACACAGTGCCAACATTTGTTACTTCATACGAG ACAAGTGCACATGAGCAGTGTGATTATACTGGTGTAATTCGAGATCAAGGCTTTCATCCTCCCGTTTCGAGTAACTTCATTGAAATAAACCATTTAGTAACAGACAAAGATTCAGACGTTGGCCACAATTTGGGTACTGCAGATGGCTTCCTCGAAATGCAGCCCCAAGTTCTTGCGGATTCCAAAATGCTTAAAGTGATTTCTAAAGGTGGTGTGCGGGAAATGAACAGCCAGGAAAGAGAGACTGCAATCTCACGGTACAAAGAGAAAAGGAAAACTCGAAG GTATAATAAGCAGATCAGATATGAATCGAGGAAGGTGCGCGCAGAAGGTAGGACAAGAATTAAGGGCCGTTTTGCAAAGATGGATCGCTAA